One window from the genome of Streptomyces sp. WZ-12 encodes:
- a CDS encoding aggregation-promoting factor C-terminal-like domain-containing protein, whose amino-acid sequence MSRISVRGFAVASATAVTTVGAVVGVASGSQAAVNNTEATAADATIADIPAGQQAQVQTASLTQQADSASTQADAAALKSAQESARKAAAETAQNKKDAADKAKAEKEAKEREKAQAVSRSVVRDATDFVAKASYTIAETQAMARQMIASDQFQCFSNIVTRESGWNYHATNAGSGAYGLVQALPGSKMSSAGSDWQTNPATQIKWGLNYMNSRYGSPCGAWSFWQANSWY is encoded by the coding sequence GTGAGCCGGATCTCGGTCCGGGGATTCGCAGTGGCGTCCGCCACCGCGGTCACCACCGTCGGCGCCGTGGTCGGCGTCGCATCGGGCAGCCAGGCAGCGGTCAACAACACCGAGGCCACGGCAGCCGACGCGACGATCGCCGACATCCCCGCGGGCCAGCAGGCCCAGGTGCAGACGGCGTCGCTGACGCAGCAGGCAGACTCGGCGTCCACCCAGGCGGACGCGGCGGCACTCAAGTCCGCGCAGGAGTCGGCCCGTAAGGCAGCCGCGGAGACCGCGCAGAACAAGAAGGACGCCGCGGACAAGGCGAAGGCGGAGAAGGAGGCCAAGGAGCGCGAGAAGGCGCAGGCCGTCTCCCGTTCGGTCGTCCGCGATGCCACGGACTTCGTCGCCAAGGCTTCCTACACCATCGCCGAGACCCAGGCGATGGCCCGCCAGATGATCGCGTCCGACCAGTTCCAGTGCTTCAGCAACATCGTGACGCGGGAGTCCGGTTGGAACTACCACGCCACCAACGCCGGCTCCGGCGCCTACGGACTGGTGCAGGCCCTGCCGGGCTCGAAGATGTCCTCCGCGGGCTCCGACTGGCAGACCAACCCGGCCACCCAGATCAAGTGGGGCCTGAACTACATGAACAGCCGGTACGGCAGCCCCTGCGGTGCCTGGTCGTTCTGGCAGGCCAACAGCTGGTACTAG
- a CDS encoding PhoH family protein, translating into MVNSKKRRESDRRTYVLDTSVLLADPAAMSRFDEHEVVLPVVVVTELEAKRHHPELGYFARQALRRLDAYRVEYGRLDAPLPIGELGGTLRVELNHSDPGLLPAAFLNGHSRLGDNDSRILAVARNLQAEGYDVTVVSKDLPMRIKASSVGLVAEEYRAELAITDSGWTGMAELALPAEQVDDLFAAETAHIAGAEELPVHTGLVLQSERGKALGRVTPEGGVRLVRGDREAFGIHGRSAEQRIALDLLLDPEVGIVSLGGRAGTGKSALALCAGLEAVLERRQHSKVMVFRPLYAVGGQELGYLPGTEAEKMSPWAQAVFDTLSAVTTKDVIEEVVSRGMLEVLPLTHIRGRSLHDAFVIVDEAQSLERNVLLTVLSRIGANSRVVLTHDVAQRDNLRVGRYDGVVAVVEKLKGHPLFAHVTLNRSERSPIAALVTEMLEEGRI; encoded by the coding sequence GTGGTGAACAGCAAGAAGCGCCGTGAGAGCGACCGGCGCACCTATGTCCTCGACACCAGCGTCCTGTTGGCGGATCCGGCTGCCATGTCCCGCTTCGACGAGCACGAGGTGGTGCTCCCGGTCGTCGTGGTCACGGAGCTGGAGGCCAAGCGGCACCATCCCGAACTCGGGTACTTCGCGCGGCAGGCGCTGCGCCGGCTGGACGCGTACCGGGTGGAGTACGGGCGGTTGGACGCCCCCCTCCCCATCGGGGAGCTCGGCGGGACGCTCCGGGTCGAGCTCAACCACTCCGACCCGGGACTGCTGCCCGCCGCCTTCCTGAACGGGCACAGCCGGCTCGGCGACAACGACTCGCGGATCCTCGCGGTCGCCCGCAACCTCCAGGCCGAGGGGTACGACGTCACGGTCGTCTCCAAGGACCTGCCGATGCGCATCAAGGCGTCCTCGGTGGGACTGGTGGCCGAGGAGTACCGCGCCGAGCTGGCGATCACCGACTCCGGCTGGACCGGCATGGCCGAACTCGCCCTGCCGGCCGAGCAGGTGGACGACCTGTTCGCCGCCGAGACCGCGCACATCGCGGGAGCGGAGGAACTGCCCGTCCACACCGGGCTGGTGCTCCAGTCCGAGCGTGGCAAGGCGCTGGGCCGGGTCACCCCGGAGGGCGGCGTCCGGCTGGTGCGCGGCGACCGGGAGGCGTTCGGCATCCACGGCCGCAGCGCCGAGCAGCGGATCGCGCTGGACCTGCTGCTCGACCCGGAGGTCGGCATCGTCTCGCTGGGCGGCCGGGCCGGTACGGGCAAGTCGGCGCTGGCGCTGTGCGCGGGCCTGGAGGCGGTGTTGGAGCGCCGCCAGCACAGCAAGGTGATGGTGTTCCGGCCGCTGTACGCGGTCGGCGGGCAGGAGCTGGGCTATCTGCCGGGCACCGAGGCGGAGAAGATGAGCCCCTGGGCGCAGGCCGTCTTCGACACGCTGTCCGCGGTGACGACCAAGGACGTCATCGAGGAGGTGGTGTCCCGCGGGATGTTGGAGGTGCTGCCGCTCACCCACATCCGCGGCCGGTCGCTGCACGACGCGTTCGTGATCGTGGACGAGGCCCAGTCGCTGGAGCGGAACGTGCTGTTGACCGTGCTGTCCCGGATCGGGGCCAACTCCCGGGTCGTGTTGACCCATGACGTCGCGCAGCGCGACAACCTCCGGGTCGGGCGGTACGACGGAGTGGTCGCCGTGGTCGAGAAGTTGAAGGGGCATCCGCTCTTCGCCCACGTCACGCTCAACCGCTCCGAGCGGTCGCCGATCGCCGCGCTGGTGACCGAAATGCTGGAGGAAGGCAGGATCTGA
- a CDS encoding isoprenyl transferase, whose product MRIPYPPALRDLVYRLYARRVEGRLDHTQVPKHIGVILDGNRRWARADGLSTEQGHLAGAAKIDELLGWCAETGVEVVTLWLLSTDNLDRPESELTPLLGIIENTVRNLAADGRWRVHHVGNRDLLPDATQRVLKESEQNTLDNKGVLVNVAIGYGGRQEIADAVRSLLLEHAERGTSFEELAEIVDIDLISEHLYTRGQPDPDLVIRTSGEQRLSGFMLWQSAHSEYYFCEVFWPAFRKVDFLRALRDYAARHRRFGF is encoded by the coding sequence ATGCGCATCCCATATCCGCCGGCGCTGCGCGATCTCGTCTACCGGCTGTACGCACGCCGGGTGGAGGGTCGCCTGGACCACACCCAGGTGCCCAAGCACATCGGCGTCATCCTCGACGGCAACCGGCGCTGGGCCCGGGCCGACGGGCTGTCGACCGAGCAGGGGCACCTGGCGGGCGCGGCCAAGATCGACGAACTGCTGGGCTGGTGCGCGGAGACCGGTGTGGAGGTCGTCACGCTCTGGCTGTTGTCGACCGACAACCTCGACCGCCCGGAGTCCGAGCTGACCCCGCTGCTGGGGATCATCGAGAACACCGTGCGCAACCTCGCCGCGGACGGCCGCTGGCGGGTGCACCACGTCGGCAACCGCGACCTGCTGCCCGACGCGACCCAGCGGGTGCTCAAGGAGTCCGAGCAGAACACCCTCGACAACAAGGGCGTCCTCGTCAACGTCGCGATCGGCTACGGCGGTCGGCAGGAGATCGCGGACGCGGTGCGGTCGCTGCTGCTGGAGCACGCCGAGCGCGGCACCAGCTTCGAGGAGCTGGCCGAGATCGTCGACATCGACCTGATCTCGGAGCACCTCTACACCCGCGGCCAGCCCGACCCGGACCTGGTGATCCGCACCAGCGGTGAGCAGCGGCTGTCGGGCTTCATGCTCTGGCAGAGCGCTCACTCGGAGTACTACTTCTGCGAGGTCTTCTGGCCGGCGTTCCGGAAGGTCGACTTCCTGCGGGCGCTGCGCGACTACGCGGCCCGCCACCGGCGCTTCGGCTTCTAG
- the mgrA gene encoding L-glyceraldehyde 3-phosphate reductase has protein sequence MTTGTDYRAADSRYASMEYRRTGRSGLKLPAISLGLWHNFGDDRTLSSQRAILRRAFDLGVTHFDLANNYGPPPGSAELNFGKIFAQDFRGYRDELILSTKAGYLMHPGPYGEWGSRKYLLSSLDASLQRMGVDYVDIFYSHRFDPDTPLEETMGALASAVQQGKALYVGVSSYNAEQTREAVGILRDMGIRPLIHQPSYSMINRWIEDDGLLDVLADEGMGCIAFAPLAQGMLTDKYLNGIPQDSRAAQGKSLDPGLLTDEVLRRLRGLNDIAARRGQSLAQLALNWVLRDPRMTSALIGASSVAQLEANIAALDAPPITDAELTELDALARTTEGVNIWARR, from the coding sequence ATGACCACTGGCACTGACTACCGCGCCGCGGATTCCCGCTATGCGTCCATGGAGTACCGGCGCACCGGCCGCAGCGGCCTCAAACTCCCCGCCATCTCCCTCGGACTCTGGCACAACTTCGGGGACGATCGCACCCTCAGCTCGCAGCGGGCCATTCTGCGTCGCGCCTTCGACCTGGGCGTCACCCACTTCGATCTGGCCAACAACTACGGCCCGCCGCCCGGATCCGCCGAGCTGAACTTCGGAAAGATCTTCGCCCAGGACTTCCGCGGCTACCGCGACGAGCTGATTCTCTCGACGAAAGCCGGATATCTGATGCACCCCGGCCCTTACGGCGAATGGGGCTCCCGGAAATATCTGCTCTCGTCGCTGGACGCCTCCTTGCAGCGGATGGGTGTCGATTACGTCGATATCTTCTACTCGCACCGTTTCGATCCCGACACCCCGCTGGAGGAGACGATGGGCGCCCTGGCGTCCGCCGTCCAACAGGGCAAGGCGCTCTACGTCGGCGTCTCCTCCTACAACGCGGAGCAGACCCGCGAGGCGGTGGGCATCCTGCGCGACATGGGCATCCGCCCCCTCATCCACCAGCCGTCCTACTCCATGATCAACCGTTGGATCGAGGACGACGGCCTGCTGGACGTGCTCGCCGACGAGGGCATGGGCTGCATCGCCTTCGCCCCGCTCGCCCAGGGCATGCTCACGGACAAGTACCTCAACGGCATCCCCCAGGACTCCCGTGCCGCCCAGGGCAAGTCCCTCGACCCGGGCCTCCTCACCGACGAGGTCCTCCGGCGCCTCCGCGGCCTCAACGACATCGCGGCCCGCCGCGGCCAGTCGCTCGCCCAACTCGCCCTGAACTGGGTCCTGCGCGACCCCCGCATGACCTCCGCCCTGATCGGCGCCAGCAGCGTCGCCCAGTTGGAGGCCAACATCGCCGCGCTCGACGCACCCCCGATCACCGACGCCGAACTGACCGAGCTCGACGCCCTCGCCCGAACCACCGAGGGCGTGAACATCTGGGCCCGCCGCTGA
- a CDS encoding prepilin peptidase, whose protein sequence is MSVTLIALAAAYGAATGLLLPRPAHRFSVAADEDWRAHCPAGHTLTGPARGWLGPARCPNCRAPYGPSALPTATATALACAALATATGPRPELAAWLLLTPVAVLLVLVDHRVRRLPDVLTLPLAATAATALGAVGALAHTPDTWLRALLAGLALAACYLLPCLLNPSALGLGDVKLALGLGIALGWYGWPTLITGGAAGTLLGALYAAFLLLVRRVDRRTTMPLGPFMITGAFGALLLAAPTAP, encoded by the coding sequence CCCGCGCCCCGCCCACCGGTTCTCCGTGGCAGCCGACGAGGACTGGCGCGCCCACTGCCCCGCGGGCCACACCCTCACCGGCCCGGCCCGCGGCTGGCTGGGCCCCGCCCGCTGCCCCAACTGCCGGGCACCGTACGGCCCTTCCGCGCTCCCCACCGCCACGGCCACCGCCCTCGCCTGCGCCGCCCTGGCCACCGCCACCGGCCCCCGCCCCGAACTCGCCGCCTGGCTCCTGCTCACCCCGGTGGCTGTCCTCCTGGTCCTCGTCGACCACCGGGTCCGGCGCCTCCCCGACGTCCTCACCCTGCCCCTGGCCGCGACCGCCGCCACCGCCCTCGGCGCCGTCGGCGCCCTCGCCCACACCCCCGACACCTGGCTACGCGCCCTCCTGGCCGGCCTGGCCCTGGCCGCCTGCTACCTGCTGCCCTGCCTCCTCAACCCCTCCGCCCTCGGCCTCGGCGACGTCAAGCTGGCGCTCGGCCTGGGGATAGCCCTCGGGTGGTACGGCTGGCCCACCCTGATCACCGGCGGCGCCGCCGGCACCCTGCTCGGCGCCCTCTACGCGGCCTTCCTCCTCCTGGTCCGCCGCGTCGACCGCCGCACGACCATGCCCCTGGGCCCCTTCATGATCACCGGAGCCTTCGGCGCCCTCCTCCTGGCCGCCCCCACGGCTCCCTGA